A single Oryzias melastigma strain HK-1 linkage group LG24, ASM292280v2, whole genome shotgun sequence DNA region contains:
- the rab10 gene encoding ras-related protein Rab-10, whose amino-acid sequence MAKKTYDLLFKLLLIGDSGVGKTCVLFRFSDDAFNTTFISTIGIDFKIKTVELQGKKIKLQIWDTAGQERFHTITTSYYRGAMGIMLVYDITNTKSFENISKWLRNIDEHANEDVERMLLGNKCDMEDKRVVPKAKGEQIAREHGIRFFETSAKANINIEKAFLTLAEDILKKTPVKEPNSENVDISSGGGVTGWKSKCCS is encoded by the exons ATGGCGAAGAAGACGTACGACTTGCTGTTCAAGCTGCTGCTCATCGGAGACTCGGGCGTGGGGAAGACCTGTGTGCTGTTCCGCTTCTCTGACGACGCTTTCAACACAACCTTCATCTCTACCATAG GAATAGACTTCAAAATCAAAACTGTGGAGTTACAAGGAAAGAAGATCAAACTACAGATCTG GGACACAGCGGGCCAGGAACGGTTCCACACCATCACCACATCCTACTACAGAGGAGCCATGGGCATCATGCTGGTCTACGACATCACCAACACCAAGAGCTTCGAAAACATCAGCAAATGGTTGCGTAACATCGACGAG catgcaaaTGAGGATGTGGAGAGAATGCTGCTAGGCAATAAGTGTGACATGGAGGACAAGAGGGTCGTACCAAAAGCCAAGGGAGAGCAG ATTGCGAGGGAGCACGGCATTAGGTTTTTTGAGACGAGCGCCAAGGCCAACATCAACATCGAGAAAGCTTTCCTCACGTTAGCAGAAGACATTCTCAAAAAG ACGCCCGTAAAAGAGCCCAACAGTGAAAACGTGGACATCAGCAGTGGAGGCGGAGTCACAGGCTGGAAGAGCAAGTGCTGCAGCTGA